Proteins encoded by one window of Nyctibius grandis isolate bNycGra1 chromosome 15, bNycGra1.pri, whole genome shotgun sequence:
- the SLC16A6 gene encoding monocarboxylate transporter 7 isoform X2 has product MTVKAVKMSCTAPNVYTKVPDGGWGWAIAFAFFFVEALTYGIIKSFGVFFNDLMESFDETNSRISWIISICVFVQTFTAPLSTVLSNRFGHRCVVMAGGVLISTGMVTASFACTVVDMYVTIGVISGLGYCLSFLPTVTILSQYFDKRRSLVTAVASTGECFAVFSFAPAITALKEHIGWRCSLLFVGVLQLSIVICGSLLRPIVIKEQEEVKAQPPEEPTETKYMLENEQTRTSIESIDSGVEITTSPSNVPGKTKAEPKSEAPKEHVQILAENNSTPPEPKTKLLDFSVMRDYSFICYALFGLFATLGFFAPSLYIIPLSLSLGISKDRSAYILSAMAIAEVFGRISAGWVLNKQPIRKIYIELICVVLLSVALFAFPFACEFWGLMICSVFFGFMLGTVAGTHIPLLAEDDVVGIAKMSSAAGVYVFIQSLAGLAGPPLAGVLVDTTQNYSSAFYSCAAGMVLGAVFLSLVRPCKAGLCCRQQQCAEESAAEGGPELPEDFIEMDIGKAENSGKGGDGTS; this is encoded by the exons ATGACGGTCAAAGCTGTAAAAATGTCGTGCACCGCTCCAAATGTTTATACTAAAGTGCCTGATGGAGGATGGGGCTGGGCAatagcttttgctttcttctttgtggAAGCTCTAACATATGGCATTATAAAATCGTTCGGTGTCTTCTTTAACGACCTGATGGAAAGCTTTGATGAAACCAACAGCAGGATATCCTGGATAATATCtatatgtgtgtttgtgcagaCCTTCACAG CTCCTCTGTCGACAGTGCTCAGCAATCGCTTCGGTCACCGCTGCGTGGTGATGGCCGGAGGGGTGCTGATCAGCACTGGCATGGTCACCGCCTCCTTCGCCTGCACTGTTGTGGACATGTATGTCACCATCGGTGTCATCTCTG GCCTTGGATActgcctctctttcctcccGACTGTCACCATTTTGTCACAGTATTTTGACAAAAGACGCTCGCTGGTCACAGCGGTGGCATCGACAGGGgaatgttttgctgttttctcctttgcacCAG CAATCACTGCTTTGAAGGAGCATATTGGCTGGAGATGCAGCCTCCTTTTTGTCGGGGTGCTGCAGCTGAGCATCGTCATCTGCGGGTCACTGCTGCGACCCATTGTCATCAAAGAGCAAGAAGAAGTGAAAGCGCAGCCTCCGGAAGAGCCCACGGAGACAAAGTACATGCTTGAAAACGAGCAAACACGCACCTCAATAGAGTCCATAGACTCAGGAGTAGAAATAACTACCTCACCCAGCAATGTGCCTGGAAAAACCAAAGCAGAGCCGAAAAGTGAAGCACCAAAGGAACACGTACAGATACTTGCTGAAAATAACAGCACCCCTCCAGAACCAAAAACCAAACTACTGGACTTCTCTGTGATGAGAGACTATAGCTTTATCTGTTATGCACTCTTTGGCCTGTTTGCTACCCTGGGCTTCTTTGCTCCCTCCCTCTACATCATTCCCCTGAGTCTCAGCCTTGGCATCAGCAAGGACCGCTCTGCGTACATCCTCTCTGCCATGGCGATCGCAGAGGTCTTCGGGAGAATTTCAGCTGGCTGGGTTCTCAACAAACAGCCCATCCGCAAGATCTACATCGAACTCATCTGCGTCGTTCTGCTGTCTGTAGCGTTGTTTGCCTTCCCTTTTGCCTGCGAATTCTGGGGCTTGATGATATGTAGCGTATTTTTTGGGTTCATGCTCGGAACAGTAGCGGGCACACATATTCCCCTCCTGGCAGAAGATGACGTGGTTGGCATCGCAAAGATGTCTTCTGCGGCTGGGGTCTACGTCTTCATTCAAAGCTTAGCTGGGCTGGCTGGACCACCCCTTGCAG GTGTCTTAGTGGATACGACACAGAACTACAGCTCAGCCTTCTactcctgtgctgctggcatGGTGCTGGGCGCTGTGTTCCTGTCCCTGGTGAGACCCTGCaaggctgggctgtgctgccGCCAGCAGCAGTGCGCAGAGGAGAGCGCGGCGGAGGGAGGACCAGAGTTACCAGAGGACTTCATTGAGATGGATATcggaaaagcagaaaattcagGAAAAGGCGGCGATGGCACGTCATAA
- the SLC16A6 gene encoding monocarboxylate transporter 7 isoform X1 — translation MTVKAVKMSCTAPNVYTKVPDGGWGWAIAFAFFFVEALTYGIIKSFGVFFNDLMESFDETNSRISWIISICVFVQTFTAPLSTVLSNRFGHRCVVMAGGVLISTGMVTASFACTVVDMYVTIGVISAITALKEHIGWRCSLLFVGVLQLSIVICGSLLRPIVIKEQEEVKAQPPEEPTETKYMLENEQTRTSIESIDSGVEITTSPSNVPGKTKAEPKSEAPKEHVQILAENNSTPPEPKTKLLDFSVMRDYSFICYALFGLFATLGFFAPSLYIIPLSLSLGISKDRSAYILSAMAIAEVFGRISAGWVLNKQPIRKIYIELICVVLLSVALFAFPFACEFWGLMICSVFFGFMLGTVAGTHIPLLAEDDVVGIAKMSSAAGVYVFIQSLAGLAGPPLAGVLVDTTQNYSSAFYSCAAGMVLGAVFLSLVRPCKAGLCCRQQQCAEESAAEGGPELPEDFIEMDIGKAENSGKGGDGTS, via the exons ATGACGGTCAAAGCTGTAAAAATGTCGTGCACCGCTCCAAATGTTTATACTAAAGTGCCTGATGGAGGATGGGGCTGGGCAatagcttttgctttcttctttgtggAAGCTCTAACATATGGCATTATAAAATCGTTCGGTGTCTTCTTTAACGACCTGATGGAAAGCTTTGATGAAACCAACAGCAGGATATCCTGGATAATATCtatatgtgtgtttgtgcagaCCTTCACAG CTCCTCTGTCGACAGTGCTCAGCAATCGCTTCGGTCACCGCTGCGTGGTGATGGCCGGAGGGGTGCTGATCAGCACTGGCATGGTCACCGCCTCCTTCGCCTGCACTGTTGTGGACATGTATGTCACCATCGGTGTCATCTCTG CAATCACTGCTTTGAAGGAGCATATTGGCTGGAGATGCAGCCTCCTTTTTGTCGGGGTGCTGCAGCTGAGCATCGTCATCTGCGGGTCACTGCTGCGACCCATTGTCATCAAAGAGCAAGAAGAAGTGAAAGCGCAGCCTCCGGAAGAGCCCACGGAGACAAAGTACATGCTTGAAAACGAGCAAACACGCACCTCAATAGAGTCCATAGACTCAGGAGTAGAAATAACTACCTCACCCAGCAATGTGCCTGGAAAAACCAAAGCAGAGCCGAAAAGTGAAGCACCAAAGGAACACGTACAGATACTTGCTGAAAATAACAGCACCCCTCCAGAACCAAAAACCAAACTACTGGACTTCTCTGTGATGAGAGACTATAGCTTTATCTGTTATGCACTCTTTGGCCTGTTTGCTACCCTGGGCTTCTTTGCTCCCTCCCTCTACATCATTCCCCTGAGTCTCAGCCTTGGCATCAGCAAGGACCGCTCTGCGTACATCCTCTCTGCCATGGCGATCGCAGAGGTCTTCGGGAGAATTTCAGCTGGCTGGGTTCTCAACAAACAGCCCATCCGCAAGATCTACATCGAACTCATCTGCGTCGTTCTGCTGTCTGTAGCGTTGTTTGCCTTCCCTTTTGCCTGCGAATTCTGGGGCTTGATGATATGTAGCGTATTTTTTGGGTTCATGCTCGGAACAGTAGCGGGCACACATATTCCCCTCCTGGCAGAAGATGACGTGGTTGGCATCGCAAAGATGTCTTCTGCGGCTGGGGTCTACGTCTTCATTCAAAGCTTAGCTGGGCTGGCTGGACCACCCCTTGCAG GTGTCTTAGTGGATACGACACAGAACTACAGCTCAGCCTTCTactcctgtgctgctggcatGGTGCTGGGCGCTGTGTTCCTGTCCCTGGTGAGACCCTGCaaggctgggctgtgctgccGCCAGCAGCAGTGCGCAGAGGAGAGCGCGGCGGAGGGAGGACCAGAGTTACCAGAGGACTTCATTGAGATGGATATcggaaaagcagaaaattcagGAAAAGGCGGCGATGGCACGTCATAA